Sequence from the Deltaproteobacteria bacterium genome:
CTGATCGGCGTCGGCGTGCAGCGGCCGTAGGCCCGGCTCGATCTCGAGCTCCAGCGCGACGTCGCTGCGCCCCTTCGAGCGCGAGACCGCGTCGACGCAGCTCTTCACGAACGCTCCGACGTCCCGGATCGTCGCGCGCCGCGTGGCCGGGCGCGCGTAGTCGAGGAACGACTCGACCACGCGGTTCAGCCGGGCGATCTCCTCGATGATGACCGTCCACAGCTCGGCGGACTTCACGTCGCTGGGCTGCTGGAGCACGGCGACGGCGCCGCGGATCGCGGCGAGCGGGTTGCGGATCTCGTGCGCCAGTCCGGCCGCCATCTCGCCGAGCGAGACGAAGCGGTCGCGTGCGCGCAGGCGCTCGAAGGTCAGCGAATTCTCGATCGAGGTCGCGATCTGGTCGGCGACCGCGCGCAGCAGGCGCAGCTCGCCGGTCGAGAACGACTCCTCCGAACGCGCGTCGGCCAGGGTCCAGAATCCGACCAGCTGGGATCTCGCGCGAAGCGGCAGCACGAGATCGGCGTCCAGGTCGCGGAGCGTCTCGCAGAGCTGTTCCAGGCGTGGTCTCTCCGGCTCGTGCTTCGGGTCTTCGCGAAGTCGTTCGAGCTCGTCGCGCCGCACCACCACCGCTTCCTCTAGCGCCGCCACCCAGCCCGGCTCCGAGAGCAGGCTGATGCGCGCGCGGGTCGGGAGTCCGATGCTCCCGGCCAGCCGGAAGCCCAGCGTCGCGTCGTCGCGCAGGAAGATCGAGGAGGAGCGCAGAAGCTCGCTCTTCTCGACCGCGGCGAGCAGCTCTTCGAGGAGCTCGTCGAGCGCGAGGATGTGCTTCAGGCGCTCGCGGAGCGGCTTCAGGTCCTTCTCGAGCGCGAGCTTGCCGGCCACGAAGCGGCGTTCGATCGCCGTCTGGATCCGGTCGCGCGTGGGCGTGAAGAAGAGCAGCAGCGCGAACGACGCGACGAAGGCGTTGAAGACGAAGAGATCGACGCGCTCGCCGGCCCAGATGCGAATCGCGGCGAAGAAGCCCGCCACGGCGACGGCCATCGCGGCGAGCGCGAGCGTCTTGCCCAGGAGCTGGCGCAGATCGGCGACGCGGACCTGAGACAGGTGCAGGTAGCCCGCGTACAGGTACAGCGCCGGGGTCAGCAGCGAGGCCACGCGCGGCAGACCGAGCTGCCACATCGCGGTGTCGAGCAGTGCGCCCGCCACGACGATCGAGTGCGCGACGACCAGGTAGCGGAGCCTGCGCGCGTCCGGCGAGTCGGAGTCGTCGGGTCGGGGCGCGAGGCGCGCGAGCAGAGCCGCGCCGGAGGCGCAGCCGGCGAAGCCGAGCGCGTGGACGGTCGCGCGCAGAGCGGCGGGCGGGGTTCCCGCGAGGACGGTCGCGGCCGCGAGCGCGA
This genomic interval carries:
- a CDS encoding GAF domain-containing protein, with translation MQMRLNVHPAIWKSLGNPGISVQRSPALRSLSNPRKALGWDPERIDGECLPAESVRLETQSALMGALAALALLVPFLALRREPAARRFAALALAYLFWCAGVAATNFGVPLGPVLADLGLLAAAPLAPWIAVTLAGRAGALSRFAPILVLAPLALAAATVLAGTPPAALRATVHALGFAGCASGAALLARLAPRPDDSDSPDARRLRYLVVAHSIVVAGALLDTAMWQLGLPRVASLLTPALYLYAGYLHLSQVRVADLRQLLGKTLALAAMAVAVAGFFAAIRIWAGERVDLFVFNAFVASFALLLFFTPTRDRIQTAIERRFVAGKLALEKDLKPLRERLKHILALDELLEELLAAVEKSELLRSSSIFLRDDATLGFRLAGSIGLPTRARISLLSEPGWVAALEEAVVVRRDELERLREDPKHEPERPRLEQLCETLRDLDADLVLPLRARSQLVGFWTLADARSEESFSTGELRLLRAVADQIATSIENSLTFERLRARDRFVSLGEMAAGLAHEIRNPLAAIRGAVAVLQQPSDVKSAELWTVIIEEIARLNRVVESFLDYARPATRRATIRDVGAFVKSCVDAVSRSKGRSDVALELEIEPGLRPLHADADQLERVVVNVVQNAYEALDEEGRVRVAVRRVQGAGPYDTWLEIAVEDDGPGMSDTTLERAFIPFYTTKRHGTGLGLALCERLTRAQGGTIQLRSRPGEGTSVLIRLPYPVPPVAESESA